In a single window of the uncultured Dysgonomonas sp. genome:
- a CDS encoding ABC transporter ATP-binding protein, which yields MAHGDHYKHTGKPTEGRKTFLRLMSYLTCDKKLLSVIGFLIIVSIVSSLLGSYMLRPIINDYILPGDFNGLVKILLVLAGIYLAGVVATYIQYILLNKIGQNTVTRMRTDLFKKMEQLPIKYFDTHQHGDLMSRYTNDIDQISTALTDSLSDMLSSALMLVGIFALMIYISPILTLVTLITVPLMFISAKLIVKRSRKYFKAQQERLGEVNGYIEEMISGQKVIKVFGHEKKVEADFDVINQNLKGKSEKAQFYSGMMMPVMQNLNTLNYVIITIVGALLAIFRGFDVGGLAAFLQYSRQFGRPINELASLYNSIQAAIAGAERIFQVIDEEPEQADAPDAISLRNVNGDLEMKDVYFGYKPEKLILKGVSLHATLGTKIALVGETGAGKTTILNMLPRFFDIKSGEITIDGISTRNIRREDLRRSMAIVLQDTHLFTGTVRENIRFGRLDATDEEVVQAAKLTAAHSFIKRLPQGYDTVLENDGANLSQGQRQLLNIARAAVADPPILLLDEATSNIDTRSELLIQKGLDQLMEGRTSLIIAHRLSTIMNADRILVMDHGQIIEQGSHKELLDIKGKYYSLYQEQFEEF from the coding sequence ATGGCACACGGAGACCACTACAAGCATACAGGAAAACCAACGGAGGGAAGGAAAACATTCCTGCGGCTAATGTCATATCTTACCTGCGATAAGAAACTGCTCTCGGTGATCGGCTTTCTTATTATTGTCAGCATAGTATCCAGCCTGCTGGGTTCATATATGCTTCGTCCTATTATCAACGACTATATTCTGCCAGGTGATTTCAACGGGCTTGTAAAAATACTTCTCGTATTGGCAGGTATTTATCTGGCCGGGGTCGTAGCTACTTATATCCAGTACATTCTTCTGAATAAAATAGGGCAGAATACAGTGACCCGCATGCGTACCGACCTGTTCAAAAAGATGGAACAGTTGCCGATCAAATATTTTGATACTCATCAGCATGGCGACCTGATGAGCCGTTATACGAACGATATAGACCAGATAAGCACCGCACTTACCGACAGCCTGTCCGATATGCTTTCCAGCGCACTGATGCTGGTAGGCATCTTTGCCCTGATGATATACATCAGCCCGATACTAACGTTGGTAACCCTGATTACCGTTCCGCTTATGTTTATCAGTGCCAAACTGATCGTAAAGCGGAGCCGTAAGTACTTCAAGGCTCAGCAAGAGAGACTGGGTGAGGTAAACGGATACATCGAAGAAATGATAAGCGGGCAAAAGGTAATCAAAGTATTCGGACACGAAAAGAAAGTAGAAGCCGACTTCGATGTAATCAATCAGAATCTGAAAGGGAAATCTGAGAAAGCCCAGTTCTATTCGGGTATGATGATGCCCGTAATGCAGAACCTGAACACACTTAACTATGTCATTATTACTATTGTGGGGGCATTGCTTGCCATATTCAGAGGTTTTGATGTCGGTGGACTTGCCGCCTTTCTGCAATATTCACGCCAGTTCGGCCGGCCGATAAACGAGCTTGCGAGCCTGTACAACAGTATACAGGCTGCAATAGCAGGGGCTGAACGTATCTTTCAGGTGATAGATGAAGAACCTGAACAAGCCGATGCACCCGATGCTATCAGCCTCCGTAATGTAAATGGCGATCTGGAAATGAAAGACGTCTACTTCGGCTACAAACCTGAGAAACTTATCCTGAAAGGAGTATCCCTGCATGCTACTCTGGGGACTAAGATCGCACTGGTGGGTGAAACCGGTGCCGGTAAAACAACGATACTCAATATGCTGCCCCGCTTCTTTGATATCAAATCGGGAGAAATAACTATAGATGGTATTTCTACCCGGAATATCAGACGTGAAGATCTTCGCCGGTCGATGGCTATTGTTTTGCAGGATACTCATCTATTTACAGGGACTGTGCGCGAGAATATCCGCTTCGGTCGGCTCGATGCAACTGACGAAGAGGTAGTACAGGCCGCAAAACTGACAGCCGCACATTCTTTTATCAAACGTTTGCCGCAAGGTTATGATACTGTACTCGAAAATGATGGGGCAAATCTTAGTCAGGGGCAACGTCAGTTGCTCAATATTGCCCGTGCAGCTGTAGCCGACCCTCCGATACTACTGCTCGACGAAGCTACAAGTAATATCGATACTCGCAGTGAACTGCTTATACAGAAAGGGCTCGACCAACTGATGGAAGGACGTACCAGCCTGATTATAGCCCACCGCCTGTCTACAATCATGAATGCGGATAGAATTCTGGTAATGGATCACGGACAAATCATAGAGCAAGGCAGCCATAAAGAATTGCTGGATATCAAAGGCAAATATTATTCTTTATATCAGGAACAATTCGAAGAATTTTAA
- the xseA gene encoding exodeoxyribonuclease VII large subunit: MNNQAISLYELNSLIKGVLNDTLPEMVWIRAEMSDVRVNQNGHCYLEFIEKDRAGKTLVAKARGMIWANTFHLLRAYFENSTKQTFSSGLKVLVQVSIEFHELYGFSLTVHDIDPSYTLGDQALNRATILKQLEEDGVLYLNKELELPLPLNRIAIISSPTAAGYEDFLDQLHKNAFGFVFYTKLFPAIMQGDRSEDSIISALEHIYEYQDCFDAVVIIRGGGATSDLSSFDSYLLAASCAQFPLPVITGIGHERDETVLDIVAHTRAKTPTAVAEFLIANLTETAAELTEISQDIVSLVSQRLQDETVRLSVFETKNSFALKSWYKEQLTVLSSARNVLAKGMIRIQRENQNKFVFLEDNLKRKSLQLLKDTQSKFSLLEDSLKRSAQQQYKEELIRLETLDKQLHLSSPENILKKGYTLTIKDGKVVKQSGMLRKGDEITTFFPDGKVESIVK; the protein is encoded by the coding sequence ATGAACAATCAGGCTATATCTCTATATGAACTGAACAGCCTTATAAAAGGAGTGCTTAACGACACCCTCCCCGAAATGGTATGGATCAGAGCGGAGATGAGCGACGTACGGGTCAATCAGAACGGGCATTGTTATCTGGAATTTATAGAAAAAGACCGTGCAGGTAAAACGCTTGTGGCCAAAGCCCGCGGTATGATATGGGCAAATACCTTCCACCTGTTAAGGGCTTATTTCGAAAACTCTACCAAACAGACTTTTTCTTCGGGCCTCAAAGTATTGGTGCAGGTGAGTATCGAATTTCATGAGTTGTATGGTTTCAGCCTTACGGTTCACGATATCGACCCCAGCTATACGTTGGGAGACCAAGCCTTGAATCGGGCTACCATTCTCAAGCAGCTCGAAGAAGACGGAGTCCTTTATCTTAACAAAGAACTGGAATTGCCTCTTCCATTAAATCGCATCGCCATTATTTCTTCTCCTACAGCAGCGGGTTATGAAGATTTTCTCGATCAACTGCATAAGAACGCTTTTGGATTTGTATTTTATACAAAACTTTTTCCGGCCATCATGCAAGGCGACAGGTCTGAAGATTCTATTATTTCAGCTCTGGAGCATATATACGAATATCAGGATTGCTTCGATGCAGTCGTCATCATAAGGGGAGGGGGAGCTACATCCGATCTTAGCAGTTTCGATTCTTATCTCTTAGCTGCCAGTTGCGCTCAATTTCCACTGCCTGTTATTACGGGGATAGGACACGAACGGGACGAAACCGTTTTGGATATTGTAGCGCATACCCGGGCAAAAACGCCGACGGCAGTAGCTGAATTTCTGATCGCGAACCTAACGGAAACAGCAGCAGAGTTAACTGAAATATCTCAGGATATAGTATCTTTGGTTTCGCAACGGCTACAGGATGAAACCGTACGCCTGAGTGTATTCGAGACTAAAAATTCATTCGCCCTGAAAAGCTGGTACAAAGAACAGCTCACAGTCCTTTCTTCTGCCAGAAATGTATTGGCAAAAGGAATGATACGGATACAGCGCGAAAATCAGAATAAGTTTGTATTCCTCGAAGACAATTTGAAGAGAAAATCGTTACAGTTATTGAAAGATACCCAAAGCAAATTTTCCCTGCTGGAGGATAGTTTGAAGAGAAGTGCACAACAGCAATATAAAGAAGAATTAATTAGATTGGAAACGTTGGATAAACAGTTACATTTATCCTCACCCGAAAATATATTAAAAAAGGGTTATACCTTGACTATAAAAGACGGAAAAGTAGTAAAACAAAGCGGGATGCTAAGAAAGGGTGATGAAATCACGACTTTTTTCCCGGATGGAAAAGTAGAGTCTATTGTAAAATGA
- a CDS encoding S8 family serine peptidase, whose product MKKVTLLCGLLISVSALLAQDYNYKFRLTLKDKGQTSYTIDKPEEFLSPKAIERRQRQGFTIDASDLPISSEYIKAIENVGGVIVAKSKWMKTVAVHCSDSMLVDKYKELPFVSDALFVWKGKPKAETKTDSIVNYPSTETVAFGDYYSKSGTNIELNNGQVLHDAGFKGKGMTIAVIDAGFNHLPQIEMLNNLDIKGYKGFVYENEDLFNNANQHGLNVLSCIGTNKPMQFVGTAPEAGFWLFGSEDSRSEFPIEEDYWATAIEYADSVGVDVVNTSLGYNNFDKPAKSYTHKDLDGKTALISRAADKASQKGMLVVISAGNSGDSEWKKITPPSDAVNVLTVGAIQRDSTVVGFSSRGLTADLRIKPDVMALGLGAATIDDKGHVSFKAGTSFSSPIMCGMVACLWQAFPTLTNREIISIVRESSDNFETPDQDYGFGLPDMGKAMSFAQSLAEKKEKTANQVKEASKKK is encoded by the coding sequence ATGAAAAAGGTAACATTACTTTGCGGCCTGCTCATCTCGGTCTCAGCCTTGCTTGCTCAGGATTACAACTACAAATTCCGACTGACACTCAAAGATAAAGGACAGACATCCTATACAATAGATAAGCCTGAAGAATTCCTTTCTCCCAAAGCAATCGAACGCCGCCAGAGACAAGGGTTTACTATAGATGCTTCCGACCTTCCAATTTCTTCGGAATATATCAAAGCCATAGAAAATGTCGGAGGAGTTATCGTAGCCAAAAGTAAGTGGATGAAAACAGTAGCTGTCCATTGCAGCGACAGTATGCTGGTAGATAAATATAAAGAACTACCCTTCGTATCCGATGCCCTCTTTGTCTGGAAAGGAAAACCGAAGGCTGAAACAAAAACGGACAGTATTGTGAATTATCCGTCCACAGAAACGGTAGCATTTGGCGACTACTATTCAAAATCAGGTACAAATATCGAGCTGAACAACGGGCAAGTCTTGCATGATGCCGGATTCAAAGGCAAAGGTATGACTATAGCGGTTATCGACGCCGGATTTAATCACTTACCTCAGATAGAGATGCTCAACAATCTGGATATAAAAGGATACAAAGGCTTTGTGTATGAAAACGAAGACCTGTTCAACAATGCTAACCAGCATGGACTAAATGTATTATCCTGTATAGGCACAAACAAGCCTATGCAGTTTGTTGGCACCGCGCCCGAAGCCGGCTTTTGGCTGTTTGGCTCGGAAGACTCCCGCAGTGAATTTCCAATAGAGGAAGATTATTGGGCTACAGCAATAGAATATGCCGATAGCGTGGGAGTAGATGTGGTAAATACATCGTTAGGATATAACAACTTTGATAAGCCTGCAAAAAGCTATACCCATAAAGATCTTGATGGTAAAACGGCTCTCATTTCACGGGCGGCAGACAAGGCGTCTCAGAAAGGGATGCTGGTAGTAATCAGTGCAGGCAACTCCGGCGATTCGGAATGGAAAAAGATAACCCCCCCATCCGATGCAGTGAATGTGCTGACTGTGGGTGCTATACAACGCGATTCCACAGTTGTCGGTTTCAGCTCGCGTGGCCTTACTGCCGACCTGCGGATCAAACCTGATGTGATGGCATTAGGACTAGGGGCGGCAACTATCGATGACAAGGGACATGTAAGTTTCAAGGCCGGAACTTCATTTTCATCTCCTATCATGTGCGGGATGGTCGCATGCCTGTGGCAGGCATTTCCAACATTGACTAACCGCGAAATAATAAGTATTGTACGCGAATCGTCCGACAATTTCGAAACCCCCGACCAGGACTACGGATTCGGCTTGCCCGACATGGGAAAGGCAATGTCTTTTGCCCAATCTTTAGCGGAAAAGAAAGAAAAAACAGCAAATCAGGTTAAAGAAGCTTCAAAGAAAAAGTGA
- the xseB gene encoding exodeoxyribonuclease VII small subunit: protein MAKKEQTYGEAMQELQDIMYRIENEELDVDVLLEEVKKAATLIKFCKDKLQKTNVEIQKILDKIE, encoded by the coding sequence ATGGCAAAGAAAGAACAAACATACGGAGAAGCGATGCAGGAGCTGCAAGACATTATGTACCGCATCGAAAATGAAGAACTTGATGTGGATGTGCTTCTCGAGGAGGTAAAAAAGGCCGCTACACTTATCAAATTCTGTAAAGATAAATTACAGAAGACTAATGTTGAAATACAAAAAATACTGGATAAAATAGAATGA
- a CDS encoding WG repeat-containing protein has translation MNTDKKPISYSYAFSFMDGMAHIIRKSGTGFINKYGELAVPCVYEMAYSYFDGLAMVQKDKKNGFIDKAGNTVIPIQYEYADAFADGLAGVSKDGKWGFIDKQGKQVIPYLYDGVNWFSEGLCGVFKDGKAGVIDKQGNEIIPFGIYEEVMDFNNGLAYACKDGHGGYIDRSGNEVIPFVYDCKGSGLFKEGLICISKENKWGVLDSSGNEVIPFIYDDMAVEFSEELLAVGKNGKYGCIDKQGSEVVPFIYDDLRNFSEGRAAARMGNVWGFINKENKAVVPFAFETVYSYSEGLALVMQKGRNAYFIDKNGEVNIALKRSYNILDYAKMGFLALAVAGLVFMLIRALI, from the coding sequence ATGAACACAGATAAAAAACCGATTTCTTATTCTTATGCTTTCAGTTTTATGGACGGAATGGCGCATATAATACGCAAGTCGGGTACAGGATTTATAAATAAATACGGAGAACTGGCGGTTCCATGTGTCTACGAAATGGCATATAGCTATTTCGATGGACTGGCAATGGTCCAGAAAGACAAAAAAAACGGCTTCATTGACAAAGCCGGAAATACAGTTATCCCTATCCAATATGAATATGCCGATGCCTTTGCCGACGGTCTGGCAGGAGTTTCCAAAGATGGCAAATGGGGCTTTATAGATAAGCAGGGAAAGCAGGTCATCCCATATTTGTATGATGGCGTAAACTGGTTTTCGGAAGGTCTTTGCGGTGTATTTAAGGATGGTAAAGCAGGGGTAATAGACAAGCAGGGCAACGAAATTATACCTTTTGGCATCTATGAAGAGGTAATGGATTTTAACAATGGCCTTGCCTATGCCTGTAAAGACGGGCATGGCGGATATATCGACCGATCAGGCAATGAGGTTATCCCTTTTGTGTATGATTGCAAAGGCAGCGGTCTGTTTAAAGAAGGTCTTATCTGTATTTCGAAAGAGAATAAATGGGGAGTATTGGACAGTTCAGGCAACGAAGTTATCCCTTTCATCTATGATGATATGGCTGTCGAATTTTCCGAAGAACTCCTTGCTGTAGGAAAAAATGGGAAATACGGCTGTATAGATAAACAAGGAAGTGAAGTTGTTCCTTTTATATATGACGACCTGCGTAATTTCTCGGAAGGGCGCGCGGCTGCACGTATGGGAAATGTCTGGGGTTTTATAAATAAGGAGAATAAGGCGGTTGTGCCTTTTGCTTTCGAAACGGTTTACAGCTATTCCGAAGGACTGGCATTAGTCATGCAAAAAGGGCGCAATGCTTATTTTATAGATAAAAACGGAGAGGTCAATATTGCTTTAAAGAGAAGCTATAATATTCTCGATTATGCAAAGATGGGTTTTCTGGCTCTCGCTGTCGCAGGATTAGTCTTTATGCTAATCAGGGCATTGATATAG
- a CDS encoding DUF1801 domain-containing protein encodes MIDILSNYYLNKKEPQKSCLLALRSIILNMDKDVSETVKYEMPCFCYKKKMFCYLWTDKKTGEPYILMAEGKLLNHSELEQGSRSRMKILRIDPNEDLPIETIELILNDALNLYKNGIIKIKK; translated from the coding sequence ATGATAGATATACTTTCAAATTATTACCTGAATAAGAAAGAACCTCAGAAAAGCTGCTTATTAGCCTTGCGTAGCATTATCCTGAATATGGACAAAGATGTTTCGGAGACTGTAAAATACGAGATGCCCTGTTTTTGTTACAAGAAAAAAATGTTTTGCTATTTGTGGACGGATAAAAAGACCGGCGAACCTTATATTTTAATGGCTGAAGGCAAGCTTCTCAACCATTCTGAATTGGAGCAGGGTAGCCGTTCGCGAATGAAGATATTGAGAATCGATCCGAATGAAGATCTGCCAATCGAAACCATTGAACTTATATTGAATGATGCATTGAATTTGTACAAAAACGGAATAATAAAAATCAAGAAATAA
- a CDS encoding 2-C-methyl-D-erythritol 4-phosphate cytidylyltransferase: protein MSSKSVIIVAGGKGLRMGSDLPKQFIPIGGKPVLMRTIEAFHAYDSNIVIILVLPYSHQVYWKELCANYHFGIPHTIAMGGETRFHSVKNGLGLVNGGIVAVQDGVRPFASKEMIARCFDAAEEYQAVIPVIDSTDSLREMTEGTKSKIIDRSKIRLVQTPQVFHTDILKKAYETEFKDTFTDDASVVESMGIDVHLVRGEVTNIKITTPLDLKIGELIVRVE from the coding sequence ATGAGCAGCAAGAGTGTCATTATCGTTGCAGGCGGCAAAGGTTTGCGTATGGGAAGCGATTTGCCCAAACAATTTATCCCGATCGGGGGTAAACCGGTTTTGATGCGTACTATCGAGGCTTTTCACGCTTACGATAGCAATATTGTTATTATCCTTGTGCTACCTTACTCTCATCAGGTATACTGGAAAGAACTATGTGCCAATTACCATTTCGGGATACCACATACAATTGCGATGGGTGGAGAAACCCGCTTTCATTCGGTGAAAAACGGATTAGGATTGGTTAATGGAGGTATAGTGGCCGTACAGGACGGAGTGAGACCCTTTGCTTCAAAAGAAATGATTGCACGGTGCTTCGATGCTGCTGAAGAATATCAGGCCGTTATCCCGGTGATAGATTCAACGGATAGCCTTCGGGAGATGACTGAGGGTACAAAGAGCAAGATAATAGACCGTTCCAAAATTCGATTGGTGCAAACTCCACAGGTTTTTCATACGGATATATTGAAAAAGGCATATGAAACGGAATTCAAAGATACATTTACCGATGACGCATCAGTAGTAGAATCCATGGGTATAGATGTGCATCTGGTAAGAGGCGAGGTGACGAATATAAAAATTACAACTCCGCTGGATCTGAAGATTGGAGAGTTGATCGTGAGAGTTGAATAG
- a CDS encoding WG repeat-containing protein has product MDRSGNEVIPFVYDCKGSGLFKEGLICISKENKWGVLDSSGNEVIPFIYDDMAVEFSEELLAVGKNGKYGCIDKQGSEVVPFIYDDLRNFSEGRAAARMGNVWGFINKENKAVVPFAFETVYSYSEGLALVMQKGRNAYFIDKNGEVNIALKRSYNILDYAKMGFLALAVAGLVFMLIRALI; this is encoded by the coding sequence ATCGACCGATCAGGCAATGAGGTTATCCCTTTTGTGTATGATTGCAAAGGCAGCGGTCTGTTTAAAGAAGGTCTTATCTGTATTTCGAAAGAGAATAAATGGGGAGTATTGGACAGTTCAGGCAACGAAGTTATCCCTTTCATCTATGATGATATGGCTGTCGAATTTTCCGAAGAACTCCTTGCTGTAGGAAAAAATGGGAAATACGGCTGTATAGATAAACAAGGAAGTGAAGTTGTTCCTTTTATATATGACGACCTGCGTAATTTCTCGGAAGGGCGCGCGGCTGCACGTATGGGAAATGTCTGGGGTTTTATAAATAAGGAGAATAAGGCGGTTGTGCCTTTTGCTTTCGAAACGGTTTACAGCTATTCCGAAGGACTGGCATTAGTCATGCAAAAAGGGCGCAATGCTTATTTTATAGATAAAAACGGAGAGGTCAATATTGCTTTAAAGAGAAGCTATAATATTCTCGATTATGCAAAGATGGGTTTTCTGGCTCTCGCTGTCGCAGGATTAGTCTTTATGCTAATCAGGGCATTGATATAG